From Strigops habroptila isolate Jane chromosome 1, bStrHab1.2.pri, whole genome shotgun sequence, a single genomic window includes:
- the MAPK15 gene encoding mitogen-activated protein kinase 15, with amino-acid sequence MIAPEVEALVSQKYEIKRRLGKGAYGIVWKAIDRKTGEIVAVKKIFDAFRNKTDAQRTFREITFLQEFGEHPNIIKLLDVIRAQNDKDIYLIFESMETDLHAVIKKGNLLKDIHKCYILYQLLKATKFIHSGNVIHRDQKPSNILLDADCFVKLCDFGLARSLCQMNEDRVNPTLTEYVATRWYRAPEILLSSRSYTKGVDMWSIGCILGELLLGKPLFPGTSTVNQIEQILRVIPAPSPEDILAVQSDYRASVINRMSSRQRVTFEEILPSSTPLPALDLLKKLLVFNPDKRLTAEEALQHPYVKRFHCPAREPSLDHDVVLPLGDDIQLSVAEYRNKLYEMILEKISNSRPKEQVRRENIQISQSESRPLPNSTSVILPTKKGQIEPTPPLLKASHVHAGTTTGIQPEVSGQSEDLSRPLCQRSKIHVVYNPITHTAVQSNANSGALIRNCSASLSQQARISNHRRLGRQITWAKANAELPPTSVQNIYNNPRNTQFHSKDIRPPLKSSKKMFQITANMGAAGDPKASMGSYSQAYGTICKSALQSLPISKSSQQLEQ; translated from the exons ATGATCGCGCCGGAGGTGGAGGCGCTCGTCTCCCAGAAGTACGAGATCAAGAGGCGCCTGGGCAAGGGG GCTTATGGCATTGTATGGAAAGCAATTGATCGCAAGACAGGAGAAATAGTGGCTGTTAAAAAGATTTTTGATGCTTTCAGGAACAAAACAGATGCTCAG AGAACATTTCGAGAGATTACGTTCCTACAG GAATTTGGAGAACATCCAAATATCATCAAGCTGCTGGATGTTATTCGAGCTCAGAATGACAAGGACATCTACCTCATCTTTGAGTCCATGG AGACAGATTTACATGCTGTGATTAAGAAGGGGAATTTGCTGAAAGATATCCACAAGTGTTACATTCTCTACCAACTCCTGAAGGCAACGAAATTCATCCACTCAGGAAATGTTATTCACAGAGATCAGAAG CCTTCAAATATCTTGCTGGATGCAGACTGCTTTGTCAAACTTTGTGACTTTGGGCTGGCCCGTTCTTTATGTCAGATGAATGAGGACCGGGTCAACCCTACTCTAACGGAGTATGTGGCAACACGCTGGTACCGAGCCCCTGAGATCTTACTTTCCTCTCGGAG TTACACTAAAGGTGTAGACATGTGGAGCATTGGCTGTATTCTGGGAGAGCTGCTACTTGGGAaacctctttttcctggaaCTTCAACAGTGAATCAAATAGAGCAGATCTTGAGGGTCattcctgccccatccccagaaG ATATTTTGGCTGTGCAGTCAGATTACAGAGCCTCAGTTATTAACCGCATGAGTTCCCG GCAGCGAGTAACATTTGAGGAGATTTTACCATCCTCTACTCCATTGCCTGCCTTGGATCTTCTGAAGAAACTTTTAGTATTTAACCCTGACAAACGACTCACAGCAGAGGAGGCTTTGCAGCATCCTTATGTGAAAAG GTTTCACTGTCCTGCCAGGGAGCCCTCTCTGGATCATGATGTGGTTCTTCCTTTAGGTGATGATATCCAGCTGTCTGTGGCAGAATACCGGAATAAATTATATGAG ATGATCCTTGAAAAGATATCGAATAGCCGTCCAAAGGAGCAAGTGCGGagagaaaacatacaaataagTCAGTCTGAATCTAGGCCGCTTCCAAACTCCACTTCTGTGATTTTGCCTACCAAGAAAGGCCAGATAGAACCAACACCACCTCTTCTAAAAGCTTCGCATGTGCATGCTGGAACTACAACTGGTATCCAGCCAGAAGTATCCGGCCAGAGTGAAGATTTATCAAGACCTTTATGTCAGAGATCAAAGATCCATGTGGTATACAATCCCATAACACACACCGCTGTTCAAA gtaATGCAAATTCTGGTGCTCTGATCAGGAACTGTTCAGCGTCACTTTCTCAACAGGCCAGAATCTCCAACCACAGGAGACTCGGGAGACAAATCACATGGgcaaaagcaaatgctgagCTACCTCCTACAAGTGTACAGAACATTTACAAT AATCCAAGAAATACTCAGTTTCACAGCAAAGATATTCGTCCCCCTCTGAAGTCCAGTAAAAAGATGTTCCAGATTACTGCAAatatgggagctgctggtgACCCGAAAGCATCGATGGGCAGTTACTCGCAGGCCTATGGAACCATATGTAAATCTGCGCTCCAGAGTCTTCCAATATCAAAGTCCTCCCAGCAACTTGAGCAGTGA
- the FAM83H gene encoding protein FAM83H isoform X2, translating to MARRSQSSSQGDNPLDPNYLPPHYKEYYRLALDVLTEEGKESYQRFLTEEAAPDFLCNSEVDHIIQNLQKPQYANQEGSTDTTGDNDMDGSSGTYWPMNSDLAVPELDLGWPMVFGFRGTEVTTLVQPPPPDNPSIKEEARRMIRAAQQVVAIVMDIFTDVDLLFEVLDAAARRVPVYILLDEMNSQLFLDTAAKCRVNLNYVEFLRVRTVSGPTYYCRTGMSFKGHVKEKFLLVDCMVVLSGNYSFMWSFEKIHRSIAHIFQGELVASFDEEFRILFAQSEPLVPPANVLAKADNTFAMTPFGNNMPFFPRKAPLMFHRDDSLFPSFMDRVDPDRYFLSNFRRDDMLRHTVEGSAMRMYKKVEMENSQMDPVRGFLRSKQLELDAFKRHSFAEGTFENFASSKQYARQMFMNNMDEFKIQSSHFQKDQFYQYQFEHPHLPGRPQGLFERIRGGRPGYNELEDYGEGSRYPELESSFPQEGFPLRLDYVPSNSSREVRHGSDQMNPAGNGPMGMMLRRQNIGQKFICQTSPTQKQSLEQRLFLQDKEEDQDEDKNTQENRTGLRNWRISSYLSAYQSEPEEGLPMPMESEAYNDVLGDTLTKHPTDLIPAFKSPMSFNSKSLGIESAKEFADPDRVGEETPIMKQDAFRSRINPLIQRSSRLRSSLIFSAAKLDQPNTAIEKVQMIQKEQMSSELTKDNETIKTATSSKVAELLEKYKAVGKDTERATVTHTKAVSSYLQEESQNTEKKCTKSVQYKILESRVLESKDSCSTYKMHGEAERPFAMASSPPQLIDTLSKDPLAHIGTKVDKLSSRFYPIENKPALPEKESLIFVGDTQKLTLPEKKERVTFKDDTQKLVNTELKKPQIRTSTTSVLENLSRSHGSDSSLNKSEEDCSKQEQNPMEFLRKGSLRLKQFLNPKGEKKLEEEPTLESGKSDKQAVVLKRSSIGDCQEMTEEEKPHKFATPLPPKSSQPTQGRFPSSTANILYSSNLRDDTKVILEQISANSQKNRAELAKQLPSTSNPDLSKSTTSLERKGEKEKSCNIHRSESFGSQKRNLQRQPSEDRDTLLKKMENMRKEKRVYSRFEVFCKKDEHTSQSEEEYDTDAKDKKMGKFMPKILGTFKTKK from the exons ATGGCTCGTAGATCTCAAAGCTCCTCACAGGGGGACAATCCCCTTGACCCTAACTATCTGCCCCCCCATTACAAGGAGTACTACCGCTTAGCTCTGGATGTGCTTACTGAAGAGGGCAAAGAAAGTTACCAACGCTTCCTGACAGAGGAAGCAGCCCCTGATTTTCTTTGCAACTCAGAGGTGGACCACATCATACAGAATCTCCAGAAACCCCAGTACGCCAATCAGGAAGGCAGCACAGACACCACAGGTGACAATGACATGGATGGATCCTCTGGGACTTACTGGCCCATGAACTCCGACCTTGCTGTTCCTGAGCTTGACCTGGGCTGGCCAATGGTCTTTGGGTTCAGGGGAACAGAGGTGACAACCCTCGTACAACCGCCACCCCCCGACAATCCCAGCATTAAGGAGGAGGCTCGCAGAATGATTCGAGCAGCTCAGCAG GTGGTAGCCATAGTGATGGACATTTTCACTGATGTGGATCTGCTGTTTGAAgtgctggatgctgctgctcgCAGAGTGCCTGTGTACATCTTGCTTGATGAGATGAACTCTCAACTTTTCCTCGATACAGCTGCTAAATGCAGAGTCAATCTTAACTATGTGGAG TTCCTAAGGGTGAGGACAGTTTCTGGCCCAACCTACTACTGCCGCACAGGGATGTCCTTCAAAGGCCATGTGAAAGAGAAATTCCTCTTGGTGGACTGCATGGTGGTGCTGAGTGGCAACTACAG ttTTATGTGGTCTTTTGAGAAGATTCACAGGAGCATTGCACACATCTTCCAGGGGGAGCTGGTGGCCAGCTTTGATGAAGAATTCCGAATTCTCTTTGCACAGTCAGAACCTCTTGTTCCTCCAGCCAATGTCTTGGCAAAGGCAGACAACACATTTGCCATGACTCCCTTTGGCAATAACATGcctttctttccaagaaaagcACCCCTGATGTTCCACAGGGATGACagtctttttccctcctttatGGACAGAGTTGATCCAGACAGGTACTTCCTGTCAAATTTCAGGCGGGATGACATGTTGCGCCATACTGTGGAGGGGTCAGCTATGCGAATGTATAAAAAGGTAGAAATGGAGAATTCCCAGATGGATCCTGTCAGGGGTTTTCTCCGTTCCAAGCAACTGGAGTTGGATGCTTTTAAGAGACACAGTTTTGCAGAAGGAACATTTGAAAACTTTGCTTCTTCTAAGCAGTACGCCAGGCAGATGTTCATGAACAATATGGATGAATTCAAAATCCAGTCTAGTCATTTTCAGAAGGATCAGTTCTACCAGTACCAGTTTGAACATCCCCATCTTCCTGGCAGGCCTCAGGGACTCTTTGAGAGAATCCGAGGTGGTAGGCCAGGATACAATGAACTGGAAGACTATGGAGAGGGATCCAGATACCCTGAACTTGAATCCAGTTTTCCACAGGAGGGTTTCCCCTTAAGGCTGGATTATGTACCTTCAAATTCTTCCAGGGAAGTGAGACATGGCTCTGATCAGATGAATCCTGCAGGGAATGGCCCAATGGGAATGATGTTAAGGAGGCAGAATATAGGACAGAAATTTATTTGCCAGACTTCTCCTACACAGAAGCAAAGCCTGGAACAGCGCCTGTTCTTACAAGACAAAGAGGAGGACCAAGATGAGGACAAGAACACACAGGAAAATAGAACAGGTTTACGTAACTGGAGGATTTCCTCATACCTGAGTGCGTACCAGTCTGAACCAGAAGAAGGTCTTCCAATGCCTATGGAATCAGAAGCATATAATGATGTTCTTGGGGATACCCTCACAAAGCACCCCACTGACCTCATCCCAGCATTCAAATCCCCTATGTCTTTTAACAGCAAGTCACTGGGAATTGAAAGTGCCAAAGAATTTGCAGATCCTGATAGAGTAGGTGAAGAAACCCCTATAATGAAACAAGATGCATTTAGGTCCAGAATAAATCCTTTGATCCAGAGGAGCTCAAGACTCAGGTCCTCTCTGATTTTCAGCGCTGCCAAGTTAGATCAGCCTAACACCGCAATAGAAAAGGTTCAGATGATCCAGAAAGAGCAAATGTCCAGTGAGCTGACGAAAGACAATGAAACTATAAAGACAGCCACCTCATCTAAAGTGGCAGAACTTTTAGAGAAGTACAAAGCTGTGGGCAAAGACACAGAGCGAGCTACAGTCACTCATACCAAAGCTGTTTCCAGTTATCTACAGGAGGAATCGcagaacacagagaagaaatgcaCCAAATCCGTGCAATATAAGATTCTGGAGAGTAGGGTACTAGAATCCAAAGACTCCTGCAGTACTTATAAAATGCATGGAGAAGCTGAAAGACCATTTGCAATGGCCTCGTCACCCCCCCAGCTTATTGACACATTGAGTAAAGATCCCTTAGCACATATTGGCACTAAGGTGGACAAATTATCGTCTCGGTTTTACCCCATAGAGAATAAACCTGCTCTTCCAGAGAAGGAGAGTCTTATATTTGTAGGAGACACTCAAAAGTTGACTCTtccagagaagaaggaaagagtgACATTCAAAGATGACACTCAAAAATTAGTCAATACAGAACTGAAGAAACCACAGATTAGGACAAGTACCACATCAGTTCTTGAAAACTTATCTAGAAGTCACGGATCTGACAGCTCTCTCAATAAATCCGAGGAAGACTGttcaaaacaagaacaaaatccaatggaatttttaagaaaagggtCATTACGGCTGAAGCAGTTTTTGAACccaaaaggtgaaaagaaattGGAGGAGGAGCCCACTTTGGAGAGTGGTAAGTCTGATAAGCAGGCTGTGGTTCTCAAACGATCTTCTATAGGGGACTGTCAGGAAATGACggaggaagaaaaaccccatAAATTTGCAACACCACTTCCTCCCAAAAGCAGCCAGCCCACACAGGGGAGATTTCCTTCATCCACAGCTAACATCCTGTACAGCAGTAACCTCCGTGATGATACCAAGGTGATTTTGGAACAAATCTCTGCAAACAGTCAGAAGAACAGAGCTGAACTGGCCAAGCAACTACCATCCACTAGTAATCCTGATCTTTCAAAGTCAACTACaagcttggaaagaaaaggtgagaaggagaaaagctgtAACATCCACAGGTCAGAGAGTTTTGGGAGCCAGAAACGAAATCTTCAGCGGCAGCCATCAGAGGATAGAGATACCCTcctgaagaaaatggagaatatGCGGAAGGAGAAGCGAGTCTACAGTAGATTTGAGGTCTTCTGCAAAAAGGATGAACACACAAGTCAGAGTGAAGAGGAATATGACACAGATGCCAAAGACAAGAAGATGGGAAAATTCATGCCCAAAATCCTGGGGACCTTCAAGACTAAAAAATGA
- the CCDC166 gene encoding coiled-coil domain-containing protein 166 — MASKTKQMKQDTTRAGKNKQEITTKNGDTSRGASDMEILAQERKSYLQKEYKVVTEHMNTYMGMMEYFLQENKFLEKEAQQNQEEGNTYLSYIKKHSQKCHDLIITLNDQNHADLSEVGMQKEKLISQYTEKEKDVRSDLMNMESKYSLLSKEVEDLKPFNDPSYRKEQIKKIKELEKELLVTKIQHSDEMHKIKSRFLRAKADCKMDFHQKIQVLTKRAEEAAIQSLIQHIKQVKAENWHLRQELLRLIQYSKILKETKAQLREQQEQLLRENQYIQDMAHTRHCLHQHEVHNTTGETYRSHSPFICDH; from the coding sequence ATGGCATCCAAGACAAAGCAGATGAAACAAGACACCACACGTGCTgggaaaaataagcaagaaataACAACCAAGAATGGAGATACATCCAGAGGAGCAAGTGACATGGAAATACTTGCCCAAGAGAGAAAATCATACTTGCAGAAGGAATACAAGGTTGTTACTGAACATATGAACACATACATGGGAATGATGGAGTAtttcctgcaggaaaataaattcctaGAAAAGGAAGCCCAACAGAACCAGGAAGAGGGCAACACTTACCTCTCTTACATAAAAAAACACAGCCAGAAGTGCCACGATCTGATAATAACATTAAATGACCAGAATCACGCTGATCTGTCTGAAGTTGGGATGCAGAAAGAGAAGCTCATCTCACagtacacagaaaaagaaaaggatgtaAGGAGTGATCTGATGAACATGGAGTCAAAGTACTCTCTTCTGAGCAAGGAGGTTGAAGACCTGAAGCCTTTCAATGACCCATCTTATCGGAAGGAACAgataaaaaagattaaagagctggagaaggaacTGTTGGTCACAAAGATACAGCATTCAGACGAAATGCACAAAATCAAGAGCAGATTTCTGCGGGCCAAGGCTGACTGTAAGATGGACTTTCATCAGAAGATCCAGGTTCTCACCAAGAGagcagaagaagcagcaatACAATCTCTAATTCAGCATATCAAACAAGTAAAAGCAGAGAATTGGCATCTGCGGCAGGAATTGCTCAGACTCATCCAATATTCAAAAATCCTTAAAGAAACCAAAGCTCAACTGagagagcagcaagagcagcttCTTCGGGAGAACCAGTACATTCAGGACATGGCACACACGCGCCACTGTTTACACCAGCATGAGGTGCACAACACAACTGGTGAAACCTACAGGTCTCACAGCCCATTCATATGTGACCATTAA
- the FAM83H gene encoding protein FAM83H isoform X1, whose amino-acid sequence MLFEGPFQPKPFFDSMRIILLLHQIYFFTALPPLMARRSQSSSQGDNPLDPNYLPPHYKEYYRLALDVLTEEGKESYQRFLTEEAAPDFLCNSEVDHIIQNLQKPQYANQEGSTDTTGDNDMDGSSGTYWPMNSDLAVPELDLGWPMVFGFRGTEVTTLVQPPPPDNPSIKEEARRMIRAAQQVVAIVMDIFTDVDLLFEVLDAAARRVPVYILLDEMNSQLFLDTAAKCRVNLNYVEFLRVRTVSGPTYYCRTGMSFKGHVKEKFLLVDCMVVLSGNYSFMWSFEKIHRSIAHIFQGELVASFDEEFRILFAQSEPLVPPANVLAKADNTFAMTPFGNNMPFFPRKAPLMFHRDDSLFPSFMDRVDPDRYFLSNFRRDDMLRHTVEGSAMRMYKKVEMENSQMDPVRGFLRSKQLELDAFKRHSFAEGTFENFASSKQYARQMFMNNMDEFKIQSSHFQKDQFYQYQFEHPHLPGRPQGLFERIRGGRPGYNELEDYGEGSRYPELESSFPQEGFPLRLDYVPSNSSREVRHGSDQMNPAGNGPMGMMLRRQNIGQKFICQTSPTQKQSLEQRLFLQDKEEDQDEDKNTQENRTGLRNWRISSYLSAYQSEPEEGLPMPMESEAYNDVLGDTLTKHPTDLIPAFKSPMSFNSKSLGIESAKEFADPDRVGEETPIMKQDAFRSRINPLIQRSSRLRSSLIFSAAKLDQPNTAIEKVQMIQKEQMSSELTKDNETIKTATSSKVAELLEKYKAVGKDTERATVTHTKAVSSYLQEESQNTEKKCTKSVQYKILESRVLESKDSCSTYKMHGEAERPFAMASSPPQLIDTLSKDPLAHIGTKVDKLSSRFYPIENKPALPEKESLIFVGDTQKLTLPEKKERVTFKDDTQKLVNTELKKPQIRTSTTSVLENLSRSHGSDSSLNKSEEDCSKQEQNPMEFLRKGSLRLKQFLNPKGEKKLEEEPTLESGKSDKQAVVLKRSSIGDCQEMTEEEKPHKFATPLPPKSSQPTQGRFPSSTANILYSSNLRDDTKVILEQISANSQKNRAELAKQLPSTSNPDLSKSTTSLERKGEKEKSCNIHRSESFGSQKRNLQRQPSEDRDTLLKKMENMRKEKRVYSRFEVFCKKDEHTSQSEEEYDTDAKDKKMGKFMPKILGTFKTKK is encoded by the exons atgctctttgaaggtcccttccaacccaagccattcttTGACTCCATGaggattattttgcttttgcatcaaatttatttcttcacag CTCTCCCTCCCCTCATGGCTCGTAGATCTCAAAGCTCCTCACAGGGGGACAATCCCCTTGACCCTAACTATCTGCCCCCCCATTACAAGGAGTACTACCGCTTAGCTCTGGATGTGCTTACTGAAGAGGGCAAAGAAAGTTACCAACGCTTCCTGACAGAGGAAGCAGCCCCTGATTTTCTTTGCAACTCAGAGGTGGACCACATCATACAGAATCTCCAGAAACCCCAGTACGCCAATCAGGAAGGCAGCACAGACACCACAGGTGACAATGACATGGATGGATCCTCTGGGACTTACTGGCCCATGAACTCCGACCTTGCTGTTCCTGAGCTTGACCTGGGCTGGCCAATGGTCTTTGGGTTCAGGGGAACAGAGGTGACAACCCTCGTACAACCGCCACCCCCCGACAATCCCAGCATTAAGGAGGAGGCTCGCAGAATGATTCGAGCAGCTCAGCAG GTGGTAGCCATAGTGATGGACATTTTCACTGATGTGGATCTGCTGTTTGAAgtgctggatgctgctgctcgCAGAGTGCCTGTGTACATCTTGCTTGATGAGATGAACTCTCAACTTTTCCTCGATACAGCTGCTAAATGCAGAGTCAATCTTAACTATGTGGAG TTCCTAAGGGTGAGGACAGTTTCTGGCCCAACCTACTACTGCCGCACAGGGATGTCCTTCAAAGGCCATGTGAAAGAGAAATTCCTCTTGGTGGACTGCATGGTGGTGCTGAGTGGCAACTACAG ttTTATGTGGTCTTTTGAGAAGATTCACAGGAGCATTGCACACATCTTCCAGGGGGAGCTGGTGGCCAGCTTTGATGAAGAATTCCGAATTCTCTTTGCACAGTCAGAACCTCTTGTTCCTCCAGCCAATGTCTTGGCAAAGGCAGACAACACATTTGCCATGACTCCCTTTGGCAATAACATGcctttctttccaagaaaagcACCCCTGATGTTCCACAGGGATGACagtctttttccctcctttatGGACAGAGTTGATCCAGACAGGTACTTCCTGTCAAATTTCAGGCGGGATGACATGTTGCGCCATACTGTGGAGGGGTCAGCTATGCGAATGTATAAAAAGGTAGAAATGGAGAATTCCCAGATGGATCCTGTCAGGGGTTTTCTCCGTTCCAAGCAACTGGAGTTGGATGCTTTTAAGAGACACAGTTTTGCAGAAGGAACATTTGAAAACTTTGCTTCTTCTAAGCAGTACGCCAGGCAGATGTTCATGAACAATATGGATGAATTCAAAATCCAGTCTAGTCATTTTCAGAAGGATCAGTTCTACCAGTACCAGTTTGAACATCCCCATCTTCCTGGCAGGCCTCAGGGACTCTTTGAGAGAATCCGAGGTGGTAGGCCAGGATACAATGAACTGGAAGACTATGGAGAGGGATCCAGATACCCTGAACTTGAATCCAGTTTTCCACAGGAGGGTTTCCCCTTAAGGCTGGATTATGTACCTTCAAATTCTTCCAGGGAAGTGAGACATGGCTCTGATCAGATGAATCCTGCAGGGAATGGCCCAATGGGAATGATGTTAAGGAGGCAGAATATAGGACAGAAATTTATTTGCCAGACTTCTCCTACACAGAAGCAAAGCCTGGAACAGCGCCTGTTCTTACAAGACAAAGAGGAGGACCAAGATGAGGACAAGAACACACAGGAAAATAGAACAGGTTTACGTAACTGGAGGATTTCCTCATACCTGAGTGCGTACCAGTCTGAACCAGAAGAAGGTCTTCCAATGCCTATGGAATCAGAAGCATATAATGATGTTCTTGGGGATACCCTCACAAAGCACCCCACTGACCTCATCCCAGCATTCAAATCCCCTATGTCTTTTAACAGCAAGTCACTGGGAATTGAAAGTGCCAAAGAATTTGCAGATCCTGATAGAGTAGGTGAAGAAACCCCTATAATGAAACAAGATGCATTTAGGTCCAGAATAAATCCTTTGATCCAGAGGAGCTCAAGACTCAGGTCCTCTCTGATTTTCAGCGCTGCCAAGTTAGATCAGCCTAACACCGCAATAGAAAAGGTTCAGATGATCCAGAAAGAGCAAATGTCCAGTGAGCTGACGAAAGACAATGAAACTATAAAGACAGCCACCTCATCTAAAGTGGCAGAACTTTTAGAGAAGTACAAAGCTGTGGGCAAAGACACAGAGCGAGCTACAGTCACTCATACCAAAGCTGTTTCCAGTTATCTACAGGAGGAATCGcagaacacagagaagaaatgcaCCAAATCCGTGCAATATAAGATTCTGGAGAGTAGGGTACTAGAATCCAAAGACTCCTGCAGTACTTATAAAATGCATGGAGAAGCTGAAAGACCATTTGCAATGGCCTCGTCACCCCCCCAGCTTATTGACACATTGAGTAAAGATCCCTTAGCACATATTGGCACTAAGGTGGACAAATTATCGTCTCGGTTTTACCCCATAGAGAATAAACCTGCTCTTCCAGAGAAGGAGAGTCTTATATTTGTAGGAGACACTCAAAAGTTGACTCTtccagagaagaaggaaagagtgACATTCAAAGATGACACTCAAAAATTAGTCAATACAGAACTGAAGAAACCACAGATTAGGACAAGTACCACATCAGTTCTTGAAAACTTATCTAGAAGTCACGGATCTGACAGCTCTCTCAATAAATCCGAGGAAGACTGttcaaaacaagaacaaaatccaatggaatttttaagaaaagggtCATTACGGCTGAAGCAGTTTTTGAACccaaaaggtgaaaagaaattGGAGGAGGAGCCCACTTTGGAGAGTGGTAAGTCTGATAAGCAGGCTGTGGTTCTCAAACGATCTTCTATAGGGGACTGTCAGGAAATGACggaggaagaaaaaccccatAAATTTGCAACACCACTTCCTCCCAAAAGCAGCCAGCCCACACAGGGGAGATTTCCTTCATCCACAGCTAACATCCTGTACAGCAGTAACCTCCGTGATGATACCAAGGTGATTTTGGAACAAATCTCTGCAAACAGTCAGAAGAACAGAGCTGAACTGGCCAAGCAACTACCATCCACTAGTAATCCTGATCTTTCAAAGTCAACTACaagcttggaaagaaaaggtgagaaggagaaaagctgtAACATCCACAGGTCAGAGAGTTTTGGGAGCCAGAAACGAAATCTTCAGCGGCAGCCATCAGAGGATAGAGATACCCTcctgaagaaaatggagaatatGCGGAAGGAGAAGCGAGTCTACAGTAGATTTGAGGTCTTCTGCAAAAAGGATGAACACACAAGTCAGAGTGAAGAGGAATATGACACAGATGCCAAAGACAAGAAGATGGGAAAATTCATGCCCAAAATCCTGGGGACCTTCAAGACTAAAAAATGA